A portion of the Mesoplasma entomophilum genome contains these proteins:
- a CDS encoding MSC_0882 family membrane protein, whose amino-acid sequence MNNDIMNGANQQNPNEQNQIKNPNYVNSNNLAFGDKKFIAIAPEFTKKELEAVNVNKRIAKEIKMEKYKIAFLMFTSIICSLVSAFFIALNYIKLQDGQNFLKIKPELVPSAAIMISILILSLIVMVIALIDLRHILIDVKGYKTDLLMGKERIPFFIIKSYKKIVKRHIYLNWTCFGIYLYGGLTTLILFLVNKSDKVSLDSEIMIFIIVLSLTAVIQIFSLMFNYSRKGNIDSFYGYEIIPLDQQLALKKAANKFCMLVFFTILAIVLFVIFIPYFIMRKKSDKKLWWFL is encoded by the coding sequence ATGAACAATGATATTATGAATGGTGCTAATCAGCAAAATCCGAATGAACAAAATCAAATCAAAAATCCAAACTATGTTAATTCTAATAACTTAGCGTTTGGCGACAAAAAATTTATTGCTATAGCTCCTGAGTTTACAAAAAAGGAATTAGAAGCAGTTAATGTAAACAAAAGAATAGCTAAAGAAATTAAGATGGAAAAATACAAAATTGCTTTTTTAATGTTTACATCAATTATTTGTTCATTAGTTTCTGCATTTTTTATTGCTTTAAATTATATTAAACTTCAAGATGGTCAAAATTTTTTAAAGATTAAACCTGAATTGGTTCCAAGTGCGGCAATTATGATAAGCATTTTAATTTTGAGTTTAATAGTAATGGTAATAGCTTTAATTGATTTAAGGCATATCTTGATTGATGTCAAAGGATATAAAACAGATTTATTAATGGGAAAGGAAAGAATTCCGTTCTTTATAATTAAAAGTTACAAAAAAATAGTTAAAAGACATATTTACTTAAATTGAACATGTTTTGGAATCTATTTATACGGTGGTTTAACAACTTTGATTTTATTTTTAGTTAATAAATCAGATAAAGTTAGTTTAGATTCAGAAATAATGATTTTTATTATAGTTTTATCATTAACTGCTGTTATTCAAATTTTTTCACTAATGTTTAATTATTCAAGAAAAGGTAATATTGATTCATTTTATGGATATGAAATAATTCCTCTTGATCAGCAACTAGCTTTAAAAAAAGCTGCAAATAAATTTTGTATGCTAGTTTTCTTTACAATATTAGCAATTGTACTATTTGTAATATTTATTCCTTACTTTATCATGAGAAAAAAATCTGATAAAAAACTTTGATGATTCTTATAG
- a CDS encoding cation-translocating P-type ATPase, with amino-acid sequence MDSWESSQIKEIENKLDTDVRVGLTEEEAAKRLLENGKNELPTAKVTPWWVTFLHAFLEPLQLILMFAAVISVVAPLISSPGQKIGFHEFIDFIVIMLIVIVDAVLETVQTVKARKSVDALKSLSKPKAIVLREHNQKEIDASDLVIGDIVVLEAGKYVPAELRIIESADFMIDEAILTGESVPVEKSQKAIKETTILAEKTNIAFMSTFTTAGRAVGIVIATGLNTEIGKISEAIDKNEESETPLEKKISKFGYLISCVAGFIGILVFLLLSLVGGFEAWASYLMVAITLAIGIIPESLAAVISITLSFSTKRMAKNNVIVKKLASVETLGSVNVICTDKTGTLTQNKMTVKKVIDNNRIMDSNEYLDLDKSIQKELLLKALVLPNDSITEGTERIGDPTELALVDFAELMGVDELVYRKKFERIAEIPFDSERKLMSTLNTVGKKSLAFTKGAIDQLLSICDHIMIENEVIKLTESHKNEIMRASTNLSDDALRVLAFAYKEVKNEKFEEKGLTFIGAVAMIDPVRKEAVQAIEEAHAAGIEVCMITGDHAITALAIARDLGLAYDAKQVISSDKLDTMSDEELEEIIDNIRVFARVNPEHKVKIVATLQKKGYIVSMTGDGVNDAPSLSKADIGVAMGITGTDVAKQASDVILTDDNFATIMTGVNEGRNVYQKIKRAITLLMGFNLANVLSILIISLIFKISPLEATNILYINLIVESCLAIAIGMGPLDDTLMKLKPQVGKNGLLKGLIIPIIKIGVLSALCSIGSFFIGMMATDVNAWNNIFKSGEYVGKISLDSNNWLDQIHAIMNSSLSAIDRNKLLDEYIVFGRTAMFITIVMSPLFFAHLIKISNWKASKKIKLQVSKPLIFASLFALVLSIGVITIPGLNSDILGLVGYSKETAKWASNNIWIMFVAFAISVVPFFLILLIDAIVFYSYHLSVGNWQKNQMLIAEMINQDVKEQNKKRKK; translated from the coding sequence ATGGATAGTTGAGAGAGTAGTCAGATAAAAGAGATTGAAAATAAGTTAGATACTGACGTAAGAGTAGGTTTAACAGAAGAAGAAGCTGCAAAAAGGCTTTTAGAAAATGGCAAAAATGAATTGCCAACTGCAAAAGTAACACCTTGATGAGTTACATTTTTGCATGCATTTCTTGAACCATTACAACTAATATTAATGTTTGCTGCTGTTATTTCAGTTGTAGCGCCATTAATTTCATCGCCTGGTCAAAAAATAGGCTTTCATGAGTTTATTGACTTTATAGTTATTATGCTTATAGTTATTGTTGATGCTGTTTTAGAAACAGTTCAAACAGTAAAAGCAAGAAAAAGTGTAGATGCTTTAAAATCACTTTCTAAACCAAAAGCAATTGTATTAAGAGAACATAACCAAAAAGAAATTGATGCATCTGACTTAGTAATTGGTGATATTGTAGTTCTTGAAGCTGGAAAATATGTGCCTGCTGAATTGAGAATTATTGAATCAGCTGATTTCATGATTGATGAAGCAATTTTAACTGGTGAATCTGTGCCTGTTGAAAAATCTCAGAAAGCTATTAAAGAAACTACAATATTAGCTGAAAAAACAAATATTGCTTTCATGTCAACGTTTACAACTGCAGGTAGAGCTGTTGGGATTGTTATTGCAACTGGATTAAACACTGAAATTGGGAAAATTTCAGAGGCAATTGACAAAAACGAAGAAAGTGAAACTCCACTTGAGAAAAAAATTAGCAAATTTGGATATCTAATTAGTTGTGTTGCTGGTTTCATTGGTATTCTTGTATTTTTATTATTATCATTAGTTGGTGGTTTTGAAGCCTGAGCAAGTTACTTAATGGTTGCTATTACTTTAGCAATTGGAATTATTCCTGAATCATTAGCTGCTGTTATTTCTATTACATTAAGTTTTTCAACAAAAAGAATGGCTAAAAATAACGTTATTGTTAAAAAATTAGCTAGTGTTGAAACTTTAGGATCAGTTAATGTTATTTGTACAGATAAAACTGGTACTTTAACTCAAAATAAAATGACTGTTAAAAAAGTTATTGATAACAATAGAATAATGGATTCTAATGAATATTTAGATTTAGATAAAAGCATTCAAAAAGAATTATTGTTAAAAGCATTAGTTTTACCCAATGATAGTATTACTGAGGGAACTGAAAGAATTGGTGACCCAACTGAATTAGCATTAGTTGACTTTGCTGAATTAATGGGTGTTGATGAATTAGTTTATCGTAAAAAATTTGAAAGAATTGCCGAAATACCTTTTGATAGTGAAAGAAAACTGATGAGTACATTAAATACTGTTGGAAAAAAATCATTAGCATTTACTAAAGGTGCTATTGATCAATTGTTAAGTATTTGTGATCATATAATGATTGAAAACGAAGTTATTAAATTAACTGAATCACATAAAAATGAAATTATGCGTGCAAGTACTAATTTAAGTGATGATGCTTTAAGGGTTTTAGCTTTTGCATACAAAGAAGTTAAAAATGAAAAGTTTGAGGAAAAAGGACTTACTTTTATTGGAGCTGTTGCTATGATTGACCCAGTTAGAAAAGAAGCTGTTCAAGCTATTGAAGAAGCTCATGCTGCTGGAATTGAAGTATGTATGATTACAGGTGATCATGCCATTACTGCTTTAGCAATTGCTAGAGATTTAGGATTAGCATATGACGCTAAACAAGTTATCTCATCAGATAAATTAGATACAATGTCTGATGAAGAACTGGAAGAAATCATTGACAATATAAGAGTGTTTGCTCGTGTTAATCCAGAACACAAAGTTAAAATTGTTGCAACATTGCAGAAAAAGGGATATATTGTCTCAATGACTGGTGATGGAGTAAATGATGCACCAAGTTTAAGTAAAGCTGATATTGGTGTTGCTATGGGTATCACAGGTACTGATGTAGCTAAACAAGCCAGTGATGTTATTTTAACTGATGATAACTTTGCAACTATTATGACTGGAGTTAATGAAGGAAGAAACGTTTATCAAAAAATTAAACGAGCAATTACTTTATTAATGGGATTCAACTTAGCAAATGTTTTGTCAATTTTAATTATTTCTTTAATATTTAAAATATCACCATTAGAAGCAACAAATATTTTATATATTAACTTAATTGTAGAATCATGCTTAGCTATTGCTATTGGAATGGGTCCATTAGATGACACTCTAATGAAGCTTAAACCACAAGTTGGTAAAAATGGATTATTAAAAGGATTAATAATCCCTATTATTAAAATTGGTGTGCTATCAGCATTATGTTCAATCGGTTCATTCTTTATAGGAATGATGGCTACAGACGTCAATGCTTGAAACAATATATTTAAATCAGGTGAATATGTTGGAAAAATAAGTTTAGATTCAAATAACTGACTAGACCAAATTCATGCAATTATGAATAGTAGTTTATCAGCTATTGATAGAAATAAATTACTAGATGAATATATCGTATTTGGAAGAACAGCAATGTTTATAACCATAGTTATGTCACCTTTATTTTTTGCACATTTAATCAAAATATCAAATTGAAAAGCATCTAAAAAAATTAAATTACAAGTATCTAAACCTTTAATTTTTGCATCTTTATTTGCATTAGTTTTATCAATTGGAGTTATTACAATTCCTGGATTAAACAGTGACATTTTAGGATTAGTAGGATATTCCAAAGAAACAGCAAAATGAGCAAGTAATAATATTTGAATTATGTTTGTAGCATTTGCAATTTCAGTTGTCCCATTTTTCTTAATTTTATTAATTGATGCAATTGTATTTTACTCATATCATTTATCAGTTGGTAATTGACAAAAAAATCAAATGTTAATTGCTGAAATGATTAATCAAGATGTAAAAGAACAAAATAAAAAGCGTAAAAAATAA
- a CDS encoding valine--tRNA ligase: MKKELEAKYSYEIVEENRYDWWIQNEYFKANPDSKKPKFSIVLPPPNVTGKLHIGHAWDGSLQDAIIRFKKLNGFDVLYLPGMDHAGISTQVKVEAKLREQGISRFELGREKFLEQAWKWKHEYASIIRQQWAKLGLAFDYSMEKFTLDEDINKIVTEIFVDFYNKGLIYKGKRIVNWDPIQKTAISNVEVIYKEIEGFMYHFKYMIEGTNEFLSVATTRPETMFADQCLVVNPKDERYETFIGKNAINPVNNQAIPIIADDYVELEFGTGVMKCTPAHDLNDFEIAVRHNLAKPICMNEDGTINEMGGSEYEGLDRFDARTKIIENLTKEKTFIKAEPIIHQVGFSERSNAIVEPYLSDQWFVKMDSFADMILKLQESDKHIKFFPERFDQVLKKWMENIHDWTISRQLWWGHRIPAWYHKDDKTKIYVGMTAPNDAENWTQDEDVLDTWFSSGLWPFATLMRGEGFESKYFKEYLPNGVLVTGHDIIFSWVSRMIFQTIEYTGQIPFNDVLIHGLVRDENGTKMSKSLGNGIDPMDVIANNGSDSLRFSLLTNSTPGQDIRYSDAKVKSAWNFINKLWNASRYVLMNLEENFKPWTEEEILNSAALNETDKWVLTEFSKVSKQVNYLIDKYEFAIAGKMLYDFVWNTYCSWYIEFAKVNLNNLETKEATQQTIVYLLKNILIMLHPYLPFVTEHIYKTLDMKKSILEESWFDKEFAFETDYINVVIELINSIREFRATNNIKNSVVLNWNATNGNLDIISKYTKEINNFLNEFVNANLTINENILTQTTSLSVLDFFIEIPNNDFIDKEKMLNELINKKNELQNEITRSERMLNNDNFISKAAPSKIEEEKEKYELYKQQLQLIEDKLSKI, from the coding sequence ATGAAAAAAGAATTAGAAGCTAAATATAGTTATGAAATAGTTGAAGAAAATAGATATGATTGATGGATTCAAAATGAATATTTCAAAGCTAACCCAGATTCTAAAAAACCAAAATTTTCAATTGTTTTACCTCCACCTAATGTAACAGGTAAATTACACATTGGTCATGCATGAGATGGAAGCTTGCAAGACGCAATTATTAGATTTAAAAAATTAAATGGATTTGATGTTTTATATTTACCAGGTATGGATCACGCTGGAATTAGCACTCAAGTTAAGGTTGAAGCTAAACTAAGAGAACAAGGAATTAGTCGTTTTGAATTAGGAAGAGAAAAGTTCTTAGAGCAAGCATGAAAATGAAAACATGAATATGCATCAATCATTAGACAGCAATGAGCTAAATTAGGTTTAGCATTTGATTACAGCATGGAAAAATTTACATTAGATGAGGACATTAATAAAATTGTTACTGAAATATTTGTAGATTTTTACAATAAGGGTTTAATCTACAAAGGAAAAAGAATTGTTAACTGAGATCCAATTCAAAAAACTGCAATTTCAAATGTAGAAGTTATTTACAAAGAAATTGAAGGCTTTATGTATCATTTTAAATATATGATTGAAGGAACTAATGAATTTTTAAGTGTAGCTACAACAAGACCAGAAACTATGTTTGCTGATCAATGTTTAGTGGTAAATCCAAAAGATGAAAGATATGAAACATTTATTGGTAAAAATGCTATTAATCCTGTTAATAATCAAGCTATACCAATTATTGCTGATGATTACGTAGAATTAGAGTTTGGAACTGGAGTTATGAAATGTACTCCAGCACATGATTTAAATGACTTTGAAATCGCTGTTCGTCATAATTTAGCAAAACCTATTTGTATGAATGAAGATGGAACAATAAATGAAATGGGTGGAAGTGAATATGAAGGATTAGATCGTTTTGATGCTAGAACTAAAATCATTGAAAACCTAACAAAGGAAAAAACATTTATTAAAGCAGAACCTATAATTCACCAAGTTGGTTTTAGCGAAAGAAGCAATGCTATTGTTGAACCTTATTTAAGTGATCAGTGATTTGTTAAAATGGATAGTTTTGCAGATATGATTTTAAAACTTCAAGAAAGCGATAAACACATTAAATTCTTTCCTGAGCGTTTTGATCAAGTATTAAAAAAATGAATGGAAAATATTCATGATTGAACTATTTCTAGACAGTTATGATGAGGACATAGAATTCCTGCTTGATATCACAAAGATGATAAAACAAAAATTTATGTTGGAATGACAGCACCAAATGATGCTGAAAATTGAACTCAAGATGAGGATGTTTTAGATACTTGATTCTCATCAGGTTTATGACCTTTTGCTACATTAATGCGTGGTGAAGGTTTTGAATCAAAATATTTTAAAGAATACTTACCAAATGGTGTATTAGTTACAGGGCATGATATTATTTTTTCTTGAGTTTCAAGAATGATATTCCAAACAATTGAATATACAGGGCAAATACCATTTAATGATGTTCTAATCCATGGTTTAGTAAGAGATGAAAACGGAACTAAAATGAGTAAGTCTTTAGGGAATGGAATTGATCCAATGGATGTTATTGCTAATAACGGTTCAGATTCATTGAGATTTTCATTATTAACCAATTCTACTCCAGGGCAAGACATTAGATATAGTGATGCTAAAGTTAAATCAGCATGAAATTTCATTAATAAATTATGAAATGCTTCAAGATATGTTTTAATGAATTTAGAAGAAAACTTTAAGCCTTGAACTGAAGAAGAGATTTTAAATTCAGCAGCACTAAATGAAACTGATAAATGGGTTCTAACTGAATTTAGTAAAGTTTCAAAACAAGTTAACTATTTAATTGATAAATACGAATTTGCGATTGCTGGAAAAATGTTATATGATTTTGTTTGAAATACATACTGTAGTTGATACATTGAATTTGCAAAAGTAAATTTAAACAATCTAGAAACAAAAGAAGCAACTCAACAAACAATAGTTTATTTATTAAAAAATATTTTAATTATGTTGCATCCATATCTACCATTTGTAACAGAACATATTTACAAAACATTGGATATGAAAAAATCTATTTTAGAAGAATCATGATTTGATAAAGAATTTGCTTTTGAAACAGATTATATTAATGTTGTTATTGAATTAATTAATTCAATAAGAGAATTTAGAGCAACAAACAATATTAAAAATAGTGTAGTGTTAAATTGAAATGCAACCAATGGTAATTTAGATATCATAAGTAAATATACTAAAGAAATTAATAATTTCTTAAATGAATTTGTTAATGCAAATTTAACAATTAATGAAAATATATTAACTCAAACAACAAGCTTATCAGTTCTTGATTTCTTTATTGAAATTCCTAATAATGATTTTATTGATAAAGAGAAAATGCTAAATGAATTAATCAACAAGAAAAATGAACTCCAAAATGAAATAACTAGATCAGAAAGAATGCTGAATAATGATAATTTTATTTCTAAAGCAGCTCCTTCAAAAATTGAAGAAGAAAAAGAAAAATACGAATTATATAAGCAACAATTGCAACTAATCGAAGATAAGTTAAGTAAAATCTAA
- the yihA gene encoding ribosome biogenesis GTP-binding protein YihA/YsxC encodes MFKQSEFIKSAANKSGWIEDSIPEVCFVGRSNVGKSSFINTLANKKKLAKVANTPGKTRLLNFFDINNGSFRLVDAPGYGYAKISNSMKVEFGIMMEDYLTSRENLKLVCMLVDLRHKPTNDDIQMYDFLKANDIPVLMIGTKLDKLKRNEIVKNEKLIKETLKFNQNDVFVKVSNLDKINIKESYDALIRLIEVENG; translated from the coding sequence ATGTTTAAACAAAGTGAATTTATAAAGTCTGCAGCAAATAAGTCTGGATGAATTGAAGATAGTATCCCAGAAGTTTGTTTTGTAGGAAGAAGTAATGTAGGTAAATCTAGTTTTATTAACACATTAGCAAATAAGAAAAAATTAGCAAAAGTAGCTAACACACCAGGTAAAACAAGATTATTAAATTTTTTTGATATAAATAATGGTAGTTTTAGACTTGTTGATGCTCCTGGTTATGGATATGCTAAAATATCTAACTCGATGAAAGTTGAGTTTGGTATTATGATGGAAGATTATTTAACCTCAAGAGAAAACCTAAAACTAGTTTGTATGTTAGTTGATTTAAGACATAAACCAACAAATGATGATATTCAAATGTATGACTTTTTGAAAGCAAATGATATTCCAGTATTAATGATTGGAACAAAGTTGGATAAGTTAAAAAGAAATGAAATCGTCAAAAATGAAAAATTAATAAAAGAAACTTTGAAATTTAATCAAAATGATGTGTTTGTTAAAGTTTCAAATTTAGATAAAATAAATATTAAAGAAAGTTATGATGCTTTAATTAGATTAATAGAGGTAGAAAATGGATAG
- the aspS gene encoding aspartate--tRNA ligase: MKRTHNCNQLNISNINQEVTLKGWIKKIRKMGQITFIDLRDFYGITQIVVGESKQELIANLRPEYVISITGKVIERKSKNTDIATGEIEIDADTIQIINKSELTPFVIENDVEVSEETRMSYRYLDLRRQKIQNNMLLRAKVNSIIRREFEADNFVEVETPYFGKSTPEGARDFLVPSRLNKNTFYALPQSPQLYKQLLMVSGFDKYYQIVRCFRDEDLRNDRQPEFTQLDMEMSFATAEEVQDQIEKVIKKIFLEVKGIDFKEKLIKMPFKEAIDLYGSDKPDIRFDLKINTLNEIFEKTEIKLFEGFKENNLSIRGICVEELLSKKQLEALTETAKQKNFNNLAFAKFENGNWSGSIASSLSDNEKEAIVKKFDIKDKATILLNVGKYDKVSDMLGAVRNKAAEILNLTDPNDYKLLWIIDFPLYEWSDEEERYVAAHNPFTMPNIKSIADFETNKENAIADSYDLVLNGFELGSGGVRITDSEIQQRMFEAVGLDDETIEKNFGWFINAYKYGAPNHAGFAFGIDRVIMLLTNSESIRDVIAFPKNSKGIDMMNDAPSYVEDKQLTELSIKTIK; this comes from the coding sequence ATGAAAAGAACACATAATTGTAATCAATTAAACATTTCAAATATAAATCAAGAAGTAACCTTAAAAGGATGAATCAAAAAAATTCGTAAAATGGGTCAAATAACATTTATTGATTTAAGAGATTTTTATGGAATTACTCAAATTGTTGTTGGCGAAAGCAAACAAGAACTTATTGCTAACTTAAGACCTGAATATGTAATTTCAATAACAGGTAAAGTTATTGAGCGTAAATCAAAGAATACAGATATTGCTACTGGGGAAATTGAAATTGATGCTGATACAATTCAAATAATCAATAAAAGTGAATTAACTCCTTTTGTCATTGAAAATGATGTAGAAGTTTCAGAAGAGACAAGAATGTCATATAGATATTTAGATTTAAGACGTCAAAAAATTCAAAATAATATGCTTTTAAGAGCAAAAGTTAACAGCATCATTCGTAGAGAATTTGAAGCTGATAATTTTGTTGAAGTTGAAACTCCGTACTTTGGTAAATCAACACCAGAAGGAGCAAGAGATTTTTTAGTGCCTTCAAGATTAAACAAAAATACTTTTTATGCTTTACCTCAATCACCTCAATTATATAAACAATTATTAATGGTTAGTGGATTTGATAAATACTACCAAATTGTTAGATGTTTTAGAGATGAAGATTTAAGAAATGATCGTCAACCAGAGTTTACTCAATTAGATATGGAAATGTCATTTGCTACAGCTGAAGAAGTTCAAGATCAAATTGAAAAAGTAATTAAAAAAATATTCTTGGAAGTTAAAGGAATAGACTTTAAAGAAAAATTAATTAAAATGCCTTTTAAAGAAGCAATAGATTTGTATGGTAGTGATAAACCAGATATTAGATTTGATTTAAAAATTAATACATTAAATGAAATTTTTGAAAAAACTGAAATTAAATTATTTGAAGGGTTTAAAGAAAACAACTTATCAATTAGAGGAATTTGTGTTGAAGAGTTGCTAAGTAAAAAACAGTTAGAAGCTTTAACTGAAACTGCAAAACAAAAAAACTTTAACAATTTAGCTTTTGCCAAATTTGAGAACGGAAATTGAAGTGGTTCAATTGCTTCAAGTTTATCAGATAATGAAAAAGAAGCTATAGTAAAAAAATTTGATATTAAAGATAAAGCAACTATTTTGTTAAATGTTGGTAAATATGACAAAGTATCAGATATGTTAGGTGCTGTTAGAAATAAAGCAGCTGAAATCTTAAACTTGACAGATCCTAATGACTATAAACTATTATGAATCATTGATTTCCCATTATACGAATGAAGTGATGAAGAAGAAAGATATGTAGCAGCTCATAATCCATTTACAATGCCAAATATTAAATCAATTGCTGATTTTGAAACTAATAAAGAAAATGCAATTGCTGATTCATATGACTTAGTATTAAATGGATTTGAACTTGGAAGCGGTGGAGTTCGTATTACAGACTCAGAAATTCAACAAAGAATGTTTGAAGCAGTAGGATTAGATGATGAAACTATTGAAAAAAACTTTGGTTGATTTATCAATGCATATAAATATGGAGCGCCAAACCATGCAGGATTTGCTTTTGGTATTGATAGAGTAATTATGTTATTAACTAATTCAGAATCAATTAGAGATGTTATAGCATTTCCTAAAAATTCAAAAGGAATTGATATGATGAATGATGCACCTAGTTATGTAGAAGATAAACAATTAACAGAATTAAGTATTAAAACAATAAAATAA
- a CDS encoding TIGR04561 family membrane protein, with protein sequence MKGIFDIENALVIFGKPIPFLFIFIFFASLLLLSLFIYLTKFIVTKTKIDKSNNNLELEKIKIDEEINSIIRETKSKER encoded by the coding sequence ATGAAGGGAATATTTGATATAGAAAATGCCTTAGTTATATTTGGTAAGCCAATTCCGTTTTTATTTATTTTTATTTTCTTTGCATCACTTCTTTTATTATCTTTGTTTATTTATTTAACAAAGTTTATTGTGACAAAAACAAAAATAGATAAAAGTAATAATAACTTAGAACTTGAAAAAATTAAAATTGATGAAGAAATTAACTCAATAATTAGAGAAACAAAAAGTAAAGAAAGGTAA
- the rpsU gene encoding 30S ribosomal protein S21 — translation MASIIVHEGESIEKALKRFQKVASSNKAEARKREYHLSKKEKRIYKQKQNRKYK, via the coding sequence ATGGCAAGTATTATCGTACACGAGGGAGAATCAATCGAAAAAGCTCTTAAACGATTTCAAAAAGTAGCATCATCTAATAAAGCTGAAGCTAGAAAACGTGAATATCACCTAAGTAAAAAAGAAAAAAGAATTTACAAACAAAAACAAAACCGTAAATATAAATAA
- a CDS encoding short chain dehydrogenase, which produces MKILVLGGCGTLGSAIVSQLKEKDSSYEIITAGRKTGDVHVDMTSEESIEAMFAKIGNVDHIVNAAGSAEMKPMEDLTQDDIKFSINSKLLGQVNMVLIGSKYLNVKGSISLIAGVIKDELIKMGTMYALTNGAIAAFAKAAAFDTKKDIRINCISPSVLDESMVEYAEYFKGVKSVPASKAAKAFIDVIESDVNGQEIKVY; this is translated from the coding sequence ATGAAAATATTAGTTTTAGGTGGTTGTGGAACTTTGGGTTCAGCAATCGTTAGTCAATTAAAAGAAAAAGATAGTTCTTATGAAATAATCACAGCTGGAAGAAAAACTGGCGATGTTCATGTAGATATGACTTCAGAAGAAAGTATTGAGGCAATGTTTGCGAAAATAGGTAATGTGGATCACATAGTTAATGCTGCTGGTTCAGCTGAAATGAAACCAATGGAAGATTTAACTCAAGATGATATAAAATTCTCAATAAATAGTAAATTGTTAGGTCAAGTTAACATGGTGTTAATTGGAAGCAAATATTTAAACGTAAAGGGAAGTATTTCATTAATTGCTGGTGTAATTAAAGATGAATTAATTAAAATGGGAACAATGTATGCTTTAACTAATGGTGCTATTGCTGCATTTGCAAAAGCAGCTGCATTTGATACTAAAAAAGATATTAGAATTAATTGTATTAGTCCAAGTGTGCTTGATGAATCAATGGTTGAATATGCTGAATATTTTAAAGGTGTAAAATCAGTGCCAGCATCAAAAGCAGCAAAAGCATTTATTGATGTCATTGAAAGCGATGTTAACGGCCAAGAGATAAAAGTTTATTAG